A stretch of Astyanax mexicanus isolate ESR-SI-001 chromosome 21, AstMex3_surface, whole genome shotgun sequence DNA encodes these proteins:
- the LOC103024738 gene encoding uncharacterized protein LOC103024738, with protein sequence MKTLLIIFALYWISGPVGGFDVIGYSGGSVKIYCYHQKNHSNRYFCKSSANRCLETSRIEATSNAGYTLVTMTSLKSQDGGTYRCGESSTRNHNINLMVIRDPCCSEPKSMVGYLGESVTINCYYQEEFQTNDKYFYKLSDREFIEVIRSTNSQKGRFSISDNRSSRVFSVRIRDVIEDDKGVYYCGVWGGGNSVQYTSIYREIVLSISGGKGGRVGNISNTDQFAIPTSSGQPDKTSTNKLEFSCQRDPTVVIITACVCVTLVLIGGLAVIFYIIKHRSVSSGKNTKTNDTADGDYVFMQSRIVPTQVPPTTASTPTPTNKIHPTRPKTPKPATSDLSCQSFSPKPKHVGFRLPEPQPKPQNQPL encoded by the exons ATGAAGACCCTCCTCATCATCTTCGCCCTCTACTGGATCTCAG GTCCAGTGGGCGGCTTTGATGTGATTGGCTACTCAGGAGGCAGTGTTAAGATTTACTGTTACCACCAGAAGAACCACAGTAACAGATATTTTTGCAAGTCATCTGCAAACAGATGTTTGGAAACTTCTAGAATCGAGGCAACCAGCAACGCTGGATACACCTTGGTCACCATGACATCGCTGAAGTCCCAGGATGGAGGAACGTACCGGTGTGGAGAGAGTTCCACGCGGAACCATAACATAAACCTGATGGTAATCAGAG ATCCATGTTGCAGTGAGCCAAAGTCGATGGTTGGTTATCTGGGAGAGAGCGTCACCATCAACTGTTACTATCAAGAGGAGTTTCAGACAAACGACAAGTATTTCTATAAACTGTCTGATCGAGAATTTATTGAAGTGATCCGTTCTACTAATTCCCAGAAAGGAAGATTCTCCATCTCTGATAACAGAAGCTCTAGAGTTTTCAGTGTGAGAATCAGAGATGTGATAGAAGATGataaaggagtttattactgTGGAGTTTGGGGAGGAGGGAATTCAGTTCAATATACATCAATCTACAGAGAAATCGTGCTCTCCATTTCTG GAGGCAAAGGGGGGAGAGTAGGAAACATATCGAACACAGATCAGTTTG CAATTCCTACATCATCCGGACAACCAGACAAAACCTCAACAAACAAGTTGGAATTCTCATGTCAGCGTG ATCCCACTGTCGTCATCATCACTGCATGTGTCTGCGTGACTCTGGTTCTGATTGGAGGACTGGCTGTGATCTTCTATATCATCAAACACA GATCTGTTTCTTctggcaaaaatacaaaaaccaaTGACACG GCTGATGGAGATTACGTGTTCATGCAAAGCAGAATTGTACCGACACAGGTCCCGCCTACAACAGCCTCGACCCCTACACCAACCAATAAGATTCATCCTACCAGACCCAAAACCCCCAAACCAGCCACTTCCGATTTATCCTGCCAGAGCTTCAGCCCTAAACCTAAACATGTTGGTTTCCGTCTACCAGAGCCTCAACCCAAACCCCAAAACCAACCACTCTGA